The following coding sequences are from one Lycium ferocissimum isolate CSIRO_LF1 chromosome 3, AGI_CSIRO_Lferr_CH_V1, whole genome shotgun sequence window:
- the LOC132049972 gene encoding protein ENHANCED DOWNY MILDEW 2-like isoform X1: protein MASSDEEGEIVADCISNYHFLDLNGEPVSFSILPLLWGEDDIFGALNEEIVLRGTSDDGLQHIYKNVLAWRFELSYALPEIHVLSKDKIWIKLLKPRKSYRDTIRTILITVHFLHFVKKNPDTFGETVWNYIRKILSSYEVLPSKDDLLEHMPTIKEAARRDKDLSSSKSFNAFLLETSQTTIHGYECNQAKRRPQFITETDNDADSGADDDSDEDEDETFDHVCALCDDGGEILCCEGRCIRSFHPTVESGAGSCCESLAYRNHQAIQTFLCKNCRYQQHQCFACGLLGSSDKSTGAEVFPCVSATCGHFFHPKCVSELLYPDDKCRALELQKEIVAGESFTCPAHKCFICKQGEDKKSYELQFAICRRCPKAYHRRCLPRCISFEPSNYDKSIQKRAWNDLLPRRILIYCMDHKIIPKIGTPKRDHILFPHIDGKANSQSSGLPSGPVRILSRRSKVLGALTETRLLNMKRPIEVRHNAAEVGDSYGKGKPFKRPTQERGKWKVPLDTKLVCTPQSTSSGKTVSVRPIVPVMKKASGTQQLADNELKKRMMTLIKNSTASFNVEEFVNEQYRKCIDSNSRNFFTDKDITLGKVQNSVNAIRVALKKLDEGCSIEDAKAVCEPEILSQIFRWKKKLGSYLAPFLNGMRYTSFGRHFTKVDKLKEVVDRLRWYVQDGDTIVDFCCGSNDFSCLMKEELDRMGKTCQFINFDVVHPKNDFNFEKRDWMTVGLRDLPEGSKLIMGFNPPFSKAYEFISKALTFRPKLLIITVPKETKRLDERKKNPYDIIWEDDVILAGKSFYLPGSIDVHNQQMEQWNIASPPLYLWSRPDWTAKHKAVAMERGHIRKGSQMSEAERNKVNTGVTNYLMQETRDCYGDFSDIMTSCGDINSLLDDIPEIPIDAEYNQNQRFGVPELEYGFGNSQGVLGCEAKDENETSQAEDMCIDMDLSPMNYPLH from the exons ATGGCATCATCTGACGAAGAGGGGGAAATTGTTGCCGACTGCATAAGCAATTACCATTTTCTTGACCTTAATGGAGAACCTGTTTCATTTTCAATATTGCCTCTTCTGTGGGGTGAGGATGACATATTTGGGGCACTGAATGAAGAGATAGTTTTGCGTGGAACTTCAGATGATGGTCTTCAGCACATCTATAAGAATGTTCTAGCATGGAGATTTGAACTTTCTTATGCCCTGCCAGAAATTCACGTGCTCTCTAAAGATAAAATCTGGATCAAACTCCTCAAACCTCGAAAAAGTTACAGAGATACTATCAGAACAATACTCATCACTGTCCATTTCCTCCACTTTGTGAAGAAGAACCCAGACACATTTGGAGAGACTGTGTGGAATTACATTCGGAAAATTTTAAG TTCATACGAGGTACTACCTTCTAAGGATGATCTACTAGAGCACATGCCAACAATCAAAGAAGCTGCAAGGAGGGACAAAGATTTATCTAGTTCCAAG AGCTTTAATGCATTTCTTTTGGAGACATCACAAACGACGATACACGGTTATGAG TGCAATCAGGCGAAAAGGAGACCCCAGTTTATTACTGAGACCGATAACGATGCTGATAGCGGTGCTGATGATGATtcagatgaagatgaagatgaaacATTTGACCATGTCTGTGCTCTTTGTGATGATGGGGGAGAAATTCTGTG TTGTGAAGGCCGCTGCATACGATCATTCCACCCGACTGTGGAATCTGGAGCTGGATCTTGTTGTGAATCTCTTGCTTACAGGAATCACCAA GCAATCCAGACCTTCTTGTGCAAAAATTGCcgatatcaacaacatcaatgtTTTGCTTGTGGCTTGTTGGGGTCTTCTGACAAATCAACTGGTGCAGAG GTCTTCCCCTGTGTTTCTGCAACTTGTGGACACTTCTTTCATCCTAAATGCGTCTCAGAGTTACTTTATCCTGATGATAAATGTCGAGCCTTAGAGCTGCAGAAGGAAATTGTAGCTGGAGAATCGTTTACTTGCCCTGCTCATAAATGTTTTATCTGCAAGCAAGGAGAGGATAAAAAGTCATATGAGTTACAATTTGCAATTTGTAGACGCTGTCCAAAGGCATATCACCGCAGATGCTTACCAAG ATGTATTTCTTTTGAGCCTTCCAATTATGACAAAAGCATCCAGAAAAGGGCTTGGAATGATCTTTTGCCCCGTCGTATCTTGATATACTGTAT GGACCACAAGATCATTCCTAAAATTGGGACTCCAAAAAGGGACCATATCTTATTTCCACATATTGATGGGAAAGCAAACTCGCAATCTTCAGGACTTCCATCAGGACCTGTGAGGATACTCTCACGAAGGAGTAAGGTCCTTGGTGCTCTCACTGAAACAAGACTCCTGAACATGAAAAGGCCTATTGAGGTGAGGCACAATGCTGCTGAAGTTGGTGATTCTTATGGAAAAG GAAAACCATTTAAGCGTCCAACACAGGAAAGAGGCAAATGGAAGGTGCCACTGGATACAAAGTTGGTCTGTACCCCACAAAGTACTTCTAGTGGCAAGACAGTGAGTGTCCGACCAATTGTGCCAGTAATGAAGAAGGCCAGCGGTACACAGCAATTGGCAGATAATGAATTGAAAAAGAG AATGATGACTTTGATAAAAAACTCCACCGCTTCGTTTAATGTGGAGGAATTTGTGAATGAGCAGTACCGGAAATGTATCGATAGTAACTCTCGGAATTTTTTCACAGACAAAGACATTACCTTGGGAAAAGTTCAGAACTCCGTGAAT GCTATTCGAGTAGCCTTGAAGAAACTAGACGAAGGATGCAGCATTGAAGACGCCAAAGCTGTCTGTGAACCAGAAATTCTCAGTCAGATTTTCAGATGGAAG AAGAAGCTAGGATCTTATCTTGCCCCTTTTCTCAATGGCATGCGCTATACATCTTTTGGTCGCCACTTCACGAAGGTGGACAAACTGAAAGAG GTGGTTGATAGACTAAGATGGTATGTGCAGGATGGTGACACG ATAGTCGACTTCTGCTGTGGCTCCAATGATTTTAGCTGCTTGATGAAAGAAGAACTAGACAGAATGGGAAAAACATGTCAATTCATAAATTTTGATGTCGTACACCCAAAG AATGATTTCAACTTTGAGAAGAGGGATTGGATGACTGTTGGTTTAAGAGACTTGCCAGAAGGATCCAAATTG ATCATGGGGTTCAATCCCCCTTTTTCCAAAGCATATGAATTTATAAGCAAAGCTCTCACATTCAGACCAAAGCTTCTCATTATTACTGTTCcgaaagaaacaaaaag ACTtgatgaaagaaagaagaatccATATGATATAATTTGGGAAGATGACGTTATCTTGGCTGGCAAG TCTTTTTACCTGCCAGGATCAATTGATGTGCATAACCAGCAGATGGAGCAATGGAACATCGCGTCCCCTCCATTGTATCTGTGGAGTCGCCCAGATTGGACTGCTAAGCACAAAGCAGTAGCTATGGAGCGCGGGCATATAAGAAAAGGTAGTCAAATGTCAGAAGCAGAAAGAAACAAAGTAAACACGGGGGTAACAAATTACTTGATGCAAGAAACACGTGATTGCTATGGTGACTTTTCCGACATCATGACCAGCTGTGGTGACATTAATAGCTTGCTCGATGATATCCCTGAGATTCCTATTGATGCTGAATATAATCAAAATCAACGCTTTGGAGTTCCCGAGCTGGAATATGGCTTTGGCAATAGTCAAGGGGTACTTGGCTGTGAAGCTAAGGATGAAAATGAAACGTCGCAAGCTGAGGATATGTGCATTGACATGGATCTGTCTCCAATGAATTACCCACTTCACTGA
- the LOC132049972 gene encoding protein ENHANCED DOWNY MILDEW 2-like isoform X2 — protein MASSDEEGEIVADCISNYHFLDLNGEPVSFSILPLLWGEDDIFGALNEEIVLRGTSDDGLQHIYKNVLAWRFELSYALPEIHVLSKDKIWIKLLKPRKSYRDTIRTILITVHFLHFVKKNPDTFGETVWNYIRKILSSYEVLPSKDDLLEHMPTIKEAARRDKDLSSSKSFNAFLLETSQTTIHGYECNQAKRRPQFITETDNDADSGADDDSDEDEDETFDHVCALCDDGGEILCCEGRCIRSFHPTVESGAGSCCESLAYRNHQAIQTFLCKNCRYQQHQCFACGLLGSSDKSTGAEVFPCVSATCGHFFHPKCVSELLYPDDKCRALELQKEIVAGESFTCPAHKCFICKQGEDKKSYELQFAICRRCPKAYHRRCLPRCISFEPSNYDKSIQKRAWNDLLPRRILIYCMDHKIIPKIGTPKRDHILFPHIDGKANSQSSGLPSGPVRILSRRSKVLGALTETRLLNMKRPIEVRHNAAEVGDSYGKGKPFKRPTQERGKWKVPLDTKLVCTPQSTSSGKTVSVRPIVPVMKKASGTQQLADNELKKRMMTLIKNSTASFNVEEFVNEQYRKCIDSNSRNFFTDKDITLGKVQNSVNAIRVALKKLDEGCSIEDAKAVCEPEILSQIFRWKKKLGSYLAPFLNGMRYTSFGRHFTKVDKLKEVVDRLRWYVQDGDTIVDFCCGSNDFSCLMKEELDRMGKTCQFINFDVVHPKNDFNFEKRDWMTVGLRDLPEGSKLIMGFNPPFSKAYEFISKALTFRPKLLIITVPKETKRLDERKKNPYDIIWEDDVILAGKSFYLPGSINVHTQQMSNRTSCTLHCICRVTQIGLLCTNQ, from the exons ATGGCATCATCTGACGAAGAGGGGGAAATTGTTGCCGACTGCATAAGCAATTACCATTTTCTTGACCTTAATGGAGAACCTGTTTCATTTTCAATATTGCCTCTTCTGTGGGGTGAGGATGACATATTTGGGGCACTGAATGAAGAGATAGTTTTGCGTGGAACTTCAGATGATGGTCTTCAGCACATCTATAAGAATGTTCTAGCATGGAGATTTGAACTTTCTTATGCCCTGCCAGAAATTCACGTGCTCTCTAAAGATAAAATCTGGATCAAACTCCTCAAACCTCGAAAAAGTTACAGAGATACTATCAGAACAATACTCATCACTGTCCATTTCCTCCACTTTGTGAAGAAGAACCCAGACACATTTGGAGAGACTGTGTGGAATTACATTCGGAAAATTTTAAG TTCATACGAGGTACTACCTTCTAAGGATGATCTACTAGAGCACATGCCAACAATCAAAGAAGCTGCAAGGAGGGACAAAGATTTATCTAGTTCCAAG AGCTTTAATGCATTTCTTTTGGAGACATCACAAACGACGATACACGGTTATGAG TGCAATCAGGCGAAAAGGAGACCCCAGTTTATTACTGAGACCGATAACGATGCTGATAGCGGTGCTGATGATGATtcagatgaagatgaagatgaaacATTTGACCATGTCTGTGCTCTTTGTGATGATGGGGGAGAAATTCTGTG TTGTGAAGGCCGCTGCATACGATCATTCCACCCGACTGTGGAATCTGGAGCTGGATCTTGTTGTGAATCTCTTGCTTACAGGAATCACCAA GCAATCCAGACCTTCTTGTGCAAAAATTGCcgatatcaacaacatcaatgtTTTGCTTGTGGCTTGTTGGGGTCTTCTGACAAATCAACTGGTGCAGAG GTCTTCCCCTGTGTTTCTGCAACTTGTGGACACTTCTTTCATCCTAAATGCGTCTCAGAGTTACTTTATCCTGATGATAAATGTCGAGCCTTAGAGCTGCAGAAGGAAATTGTAGCTGGAGAATCGTTTACTTGCCCTGCTCATAAATGTTTTATCTGCAAGCAAGGAGAGGATAAAAAGTCATATGAGTTACAATTTGCAATTTGTAGACGCTGTCCAAAGGCATATCACCGCAGATGCTTACCAAG ATGTATTTCTTTTGAGCCTTCCAATTATGACAAAAGCATCCAGAAAAGGGCTTGGAATGATCTTTTGCCCCGTCGTATCTTGATATACTGTAT GGACCACAAGATCATTCCTAAAATTGGGACTCCAAAAAGGGACCATATCTTATTTCCACATATTGATGGGAAAGCAAACTCGCAATCTTCAGGACTTCCATCAGGACCTGTGAGGATACTCTCACGAAGGAGTAAGGTCCTTGGTGCTCTCACTGAAACAAGACTCCTGAACATGAAAAGGCCTATTGAGGTGAGGCACAATGCTGCTGAAGTTGGTGATTCTTATGGAAAAG GAAAACCATTTAAGCGTCCAACACAGGAAAGAGGCAAATGGAAGGTGCCACTGGATACAAAGTTGGTCTGTACCCCACAAAGTACTTCTAGTGGCAAGACAGTGAGTGTCCGACCAATTGTGCCAGTAATGAAGAAGGCCAGCGGTACACAGCAATTGGCAGATAATGAATTGAAAAAGAG AATGATGACTTTGATAAAAAACTCCACCGCTTCGTTTAATGTGGAGGAATTTGTGAATGAGCAGTACCGGAAATGTATCGATAGTAACTCTCGGAATTTTTTCACAGACAAAGACATTACCTTGGGAAAAGTTCAGAACTCCGTGAAT GCTATTCGAGTAGCCTTGAAGAAACTAGACGAAGGATGCAGCATTGAAGACGCCAAAGCTGTCTGTGAACCAGAAATTCTCAGTCAGATTTTCAGATGGAAG AAGAAGCTAGGATCTTATCTTGCCCCTTTTCTCAATGGCATGCGCTATACATCTTTTGGTCGCCACTTCACGAAGGTGGACAAACTGAAAGAG GTGGTTGATAGACTAAGATGGTATGTGCAGGATGGTGACACG ATAGTCGACTTCTGCTGTGGCTCCAATGATTTTAGCTGCTTGATGAAAGAAGAACTAGACAGAATGGGAAAAACATGTCAATTCATAAATTTTGATGTCGTACACCCAAAG AATGATTTCAACTTTGAGAAGAGGGATTGGATGACTGTTGGTTTAAGAGACTTGCCAGAAGGATCCAAATTG ATCATGGGGTTCAATCCCCCTTTTTCCAAAGCATATGAATTTATAAGCAAAGCTCTCACATTCAGACCAAAGCTTCTCATTATTACTGTTCcgaaagaaacaaaaag ACTtgatgaaagaaagaagaatccATATGATATAATTTGGGAAGATGACGTTATCTTGGCTGGCAA GTCCTTTTACCTGCCAGGATCAATTAATGTGCATACCCAACAGATGAGCAATAGAACATCGTGTACCCTCCATTGTATTTGTCGAGTCACCCAGATTGGACTGCTATGCACAAACCAATAG